The Telopea speciosissima isolate NSW1024214 ecotype Mountain lineage chromosome 11, Tspe_v1, whole genome shotgun sequence genome includes the window AAAATCTACTTCTTCAAAACAACCGAACCAAACACTTCCTTAGGGTTTAagggaaaactagggtttatagAAGAATGGcttcagattagggttaacAAAAGGAATTCAACAGAACAGATGTAACTTACTATGTTGCAGGCTTAACTTGCAAAATTAGAGGCAGCAGCTAGAAcctcctgaccttcacagtgcaaggagtcACAGGAATCACCCACCCTTCACCATCTTGAGTCCACAACTATGCAAGCTCGCAGAGGAGCAGAGGCAGTAGCTCGATGGCAGCAATCTCAGTTCTGAAAACAGGAATTTTTTTATGCTGAAAAGtagtgggggagcctgcccacgatcttactatttataataaaaaagagagggcCATAGGCCTTACAAATTATTCAGACTTGAACTAGGAATCCTAGTTCTAAATCCTAGActcaatcctaatcagattaggactAGTGATGCCTAATCTGATTcctaattacaattagcacacTTGTACTCTAACTAGGAGTACAAGTTctaactaggggtgtcaatgggtcgggttgggccgggcctgccttaAACCCTGACttgaccctagaggccttaaccctgaccCTCAACCATGAACCGACCCTGTCAGggtcaagaaactctcaaccatgacccgaccctatcagggtcaagaaactctcaaccatgacccgaccctgccagggtcgggttggtcctgatttatggcaccgtccacatgtctcattagaccatgtttttgtaacataggatctcaacctgtgggacagctaataaatatgttgaaaaaaatggcgtgtgtatagactctctctctctacaattgtaacggtgtcccctcaataggcctggaagcttataggggctacaactaGATAATAATCATGTTAGTGGCTCTTTTTATGgtcctgatcaaaatagtagatgatcaactctttttatgggttcccacttcatgatgatgacaaaacTAGTAGTTTTCTCTGtacaattctcttctgtttttttttttgttaagaaaatacttatattaagtatatatatatatatatgtaatattatatacctataattaatatagggtcgggtcgggccgggccgggctaggcccaggatctaaaccctgacccgacccgaccctgccagggtcagactataactaaacccaaacccgccctcagggtcgaaaaatcagggtcgggcccggGCCGAGCTCAGGGGGGTTCGGGCGGGTTtgggccagccgggctttattgacacccctagttctaacaaacaaataaaacaacctatccctctaaaatcgtggagggaatAACTAAGCAAcacttaagtaaataaaaagaCTGTTTAACCCCTAACATAAGAAAAAActaaatatagaaaataaaggctccaacgaaaataaaaaacagccAAGTCATGGCTTCGGCTTCgtcttcctagtgcttggatctgcatcagctGGCAAACTCGACACCTCCTGATTACATGCTCTACATCCTTGGCCAAGTGAGACCAATAGTACCGATCAGTCACCTTCAAGATGATTTTATCCTTCCCCAAGTGTCCTCCTAaacctcctccatgtaactcccTGATAATATGGTGTCGTAAGGACGAATCGGGAATGCACAGCCGGGTTCCTAAGAACAAATAACCATCATGTAATGAGTACTTAGGGTGTTGTCTACCCTGCTTCAAATCAGCATATAGGACTTGAAAGTCCTTGTCACTAGCATACTCTTCTCTGATCTGCTCGATACTAAGTGCATGGGCTGAAAAGTGTTTAAGGTCAGGACTTTTCTACGCAGTGCATCAGCCACTGTATTTTCCTTTCCTGACTTGTATTTAAGGGCAAAGTTGAAATCCAATAAATATGCAACCCATTTAGCATGTCTGGTACTGCTGAACTTCTGTGAGTGGAGTTGCTTGAGTGCCTCATGATCAACGTACAGGATGAATTCTTTGCCAATAaggtagtgtctccaatgcCGCAAGACCTGAACAATAGCATAAAGCTCTATATCATAAGTAGAGTACCGAGTCTTGGCATCATTGAGTTTCTCACTGTAGAATGCAATAGAATGTCCATTCTGTATAAGAACTCCGCCTAAACCAACATGGGAAGCGTCGGTAGCAACTTCGAAAATATGGTCAAAGTTGGGCTGGCGTAGTACTGGAGCttcagtcatcttcttcttaatcaGCTGGAAGGCTTTGTGAGTTGCTGCTGTCCATGCGAACTGACCTTTGTTCTGCTTGGTGCATTCAGTTATGGGTGCCATGATGGCACTGAAATTGCAAATGAATCGCCTGTAAAAGGATGCCAAACCGTGGAAACTCCGTGCTTCAGTGAATAACGTCGGAATAGGCCATTCAATAATACTTCGGACCTTTTCCAGATCAGCTTCAACACCCTTTGAAGAGATTATAAAGCCAAGGAAAATAACCTTGAGCAACATGAAGGAGCATTTCTTTAAATTGATAAACAGTTTCTCTTGCCGGAGCACTCTTAGAACTTGTTTCAGGTGGTCTATATGCTCATCTGGGTGCTTATTGTAcatcaaaatatcatcaaaataaacaacaaGAAATTTACCGATGAAAGGACGAAGTACCTGTGTCATGACTCTCATTAAGGTGCTAGGTGCATTCATCAGGCCAAAGAGCATAACCTTCCACTCAAACAATCCATCTTTGGTCTTGAAGGTTGTCTTCCATTCGTCTCCAGGCCGGATACGAATCTGATGGTATCCACTTcgaagatcgattttggagaagatCTTAGAACCGGACAGCATGTCTAGCATGTCTAGCATGTCATCAAGCCTAGGAATTCGGAACCTGTACTTGAAGGTAATCTTGTTGATAGCTCTGCTGTCCACACACATGCGCCACGAACCATCCTTCTTTGGTGTCAACAAGGCTGGAACAGCACAAAGGCTTATGCTTTCTTTAATAAACCCCTTCTTGAGAAGCTCTCCAACTTGTTTATTAAGCTCTTCATGCTCAGAGGGACTCATCCTGTAGGTGGGCAGATTTGGTAACATAGCACCAGGTACCAAATCGATGGCATGTTGAATGTCTCTGAGTGGAGGTAACTCGTTGGGCAGTTCTTCTGGCACTACATCCGAAAAATCCTGCAATAAATCTTTGATGGGCTATGTAAACTTCATCTCGAATTGGGCAGCAACCTCTTGAGTCACCAAGGCAAGAACCAGGCCTGTATCATGGCTGGTTTGTTCAAATTCTCTCTGTGGAACAGCTAACAATTTATTTCCAGTTTCTGCCCCCTTCTGATTAGTGCGCATTACACGGCATTTTCGTACTTCTGCAGGCAAATTAAGTGGGTACCACTTGATCTCCTCTCCTTTGTGTTGAAATACACACAGATTTTTTCATCCTAGGAGAGCAACATCATTGTCATATAGCCATGGTCTTCCTAGTAGAACATCAATCATTCTCATTGGAATGatatcacaccaaatttcctctGAATACTTTTGGGCTTGTAAGGGAACACAACATCTCTTGTTCACGTCAAGTTTATTCCCATTTAATAAGGAGACTTTGTATGGCATCGGAtgcttttcaaatttcagatttgCTTTCTGCACAAGGTCTTCCGACACAAAATTAACGCAGCTACCACTGTCAACAATTATCTGGGCAGTGCGTTCACCTACTCGCAAGCGAGTACAGAAGATGCAACTACGTCGCCAATCTTCACTTTTAGATTCAGCACTCAATATACGTGCTACTACATGCACACCTCGGGTATCTTCAAGGTCATCACCCAAGTCATCAAAATAAGTagccccatcatcatcatcatcaagggGTAATGCAtaaataccctattcatcaaattcatcaggattctcttcttccttttcagctACATGAATCTGTCTTTGTTTTACTGGACAGTCCTTAGCATAATGTCCCTTTTCATTGCAGTGATAGCATGTGTTTGAATCACTGATTTTCATTGGGGCTTTACCCTTGTCCACACGAGAAGAGCTGCTAGTATAGGGGGCTGTCCGTGTAGAACCAGCAGTGGTGTTATTACCTATATTGTAACCATTAGTTGGCTTGGATGCTGGAAAAGATTTCCTGGTGTCAACAGCAGTGGAACCAAACCGTCTAGTGGTATTCAATAGgtcttcagccttcaatgctTTCTCATAGCAGTCCATGATGTCTAGAACATCCGCAACTCCAATAGCTTTAATGATATCTGATCTCAATCCCAACCGAAATCAAGATAACATCTGAGTAGCACTCTCTCTGGTGTCAGTACGGGATGACAGAGAATCGAACTTCTGCATGTACTCGGATACAGTCATATTCCCTTGCCGAAGGGAATTGAGCTGATCTTGCAACTGAGCTTTGTAGTGTCTAGGCAAGTATTTCTCTGTTAGATCATACTTCATATCCTCCCAGTTGGTAGGTTCATTACCTTCACGTTCCAAGTCCCTCTCTGTTTTACGCCACCATTCTCGAGCAGAGCCACTTAATTTGGTACGTGCTAATCTCATCTTTTGGTCTTCAGGCAagtcataccagtcaaaatagTCATCTAAGGCAGTAAGCCAATCATAGAATTTATGTGGATCACCATGGCCATCATACTCTTTCAACTCTAGTTTGACCTTCTGTGTATCAAACCTCCTGTTAttagcttcatctccagtgaagtaggacctcaaatattcctcaaagttaggtcttcgaggtgcttcAGTAGTTCTGTCCTTGTCTTCTTTGTGGTCATCTCTATCATACCTGCGTCGATCCCTGTAGTCTTTGTCATGTCCAGAATGGtctctgtggtccctgtgaCGTCTGGGATGACCTCTATGGTTttcatcccttcccagagttccatgtACTTCAGAATGTACTTGGAGTCTATCCTCCTCTACATATAGAGGGTTGCTTGCAAGAGGCACAGCTTGCCTTTGTTCCATGGCTGTCATTCGATCACCAAGAGCTTGTTGATCTGTGGAAATCTTCTGCAGCATAGTCATGATTGCAGCAAGGGAATTGGGTGGGGGTGGCTGTGTGGGGTACACAGTAGGATTGCCATGTCcttccatggctctgataccaatttgatttAGCCTGGGTGGAacaagtcccactaggaaccaggttGTGTAATAGGGTGGCCGAAAGGGACAGGtttatgtaattagggcaaaaactagggttaggaattagggtttgagctagggttttatttagtaaTGGTGTGCAGGTTTTTAAGAGTCTATTGGTATAGGTTTTAATTAGGTTTgaacaagaaataaaaattcagaaatactagggttagggttttgggttttgggaatgaatggatttagggtttctagggGGAATCAGGTCAAGGgcttctggccgagtgtcaTAGAGGTAGGGGAGGTGATTCGGTTGAAGTTTGGTGAGGTTTGGCTAGCTGGCTAGAGCTAGACAGACTTTAGGAgctttagggtttaagggaaaattagggtttatagTAGAATGacttcagattagggttaacAAAAGGAATTCAACAGAACGGATGTAACTTACTGTGTTGTAGGCTTAACTTGCAGAATTAGAGGCAGCATCTAGAACCTCCTGACATTCACAATGCAAAGAGTCGCAGGAATCAcccacccttcaccaccttgagtccacaaggatgcaagctcacagaggagcagaggcagcagctcGATGGCAGCAATCTCAGATCTGAAAACAAGAATTTTTTTATGCTGAAAAGtagtgggggagcctgcccacgatcttactatttataataaaaaagagagggcTAAAGGCCTTATAAATTATTCAGACTTGAACTGGGAATCCTAGTTCTAAATCCTAGActcaatcctaatcagattaggactAGTGATGCCTAATCTGATTcctaattacaattagcacacTTGTACTCTAACTAGGAGTACAAGTTccaacaaacaaataaaacaacctatccctctaaaatcgtggagggaatAACTAAGCAACACTTCAGTaaataaaaagactgttttacccctaacataagaaaaaattaagtatAGAAAataaaggctccaacgaaaataaAGAACAGCCAAGTCATGGCTtcggcttcttcttcctagtgcttggatctgcatcattctgtttgttATTTTGGTGTTTGAATCTGGCATAGTAATATGGGGGCTGCATTGTTGAATTTCATCTCTGGATCAAAATACCATTGTTGGCATTTCAATTTCTCTTAAATCAACCTCTACGGCTAGTTTTTCAAAAGAATCAGTGGATTCTATCCTCAGTTTTTTAAAGCTTGCAATACCTTCAGCTGTTGTGATAGGGCAAGACATTCATTGTACATTTTTGCATGATTTGTATTCCAATCCCTAATTCCTTTGTCCATTGGTATGTATTGTAATTTTCATAACCTGATTGTACCATCATTTCTAACGGTCTTAACAGTTGGGGATGTGGTCATTTTAGCTATTGGTTCCCCAATTGGGTTTGCTTCATTGTCCAAAGCTAGAAACCTCAAATCTGCTGATTAGATGGACTCAGGTTCATGTCTACCCATTTCTTTAGATTTTCCTGACTATGTTGAAAATTGAACTAGCATTTCCTTTGCTTGTCCCCTAGATACTTCATGGTTCCATGATTCTTCATCTCCTTATTACCATTTTTGTTAGTatatcctcttcatcttctccaataaGATGAACCCAAAATGCAAAATGAGTTTCCTTAACAATATACCTTTTACCCATACTTGCTGCATTAAATTCAAAGGAACATTCGTCATGGGAAATGGAACAGAATCAACATTATATTTGTAAAAATTTACAAGAAATTCAGTGTGAATTCTGTTCCCATATCATGCATTCTATTTATCAATGTTCTATGATAACAAAAACACTTGAAAAGATCCTCTCTGACTCCGAGAATGTGTATTGAGTACAAAATCTACAGTTGAATTTCTGCTTCACTGCTGCTTCATTGAATCCTTAGGTCATGAAGCAAAGAGCTAAGTTTAGAAACAGTTAATGAAGAAGCAAAAGGAAGTGAGTCTTGTTATTGGTAGTGAGGAATTTTGTCGTTGATCCACACAACTCACAACCTCAGCTTGGTACTCTATGCTCCCAATCTCCGTAGATAATTAGAGGGCAATGAAAAacactgtttttttttggggttcaaTTAAGTATATGTGAAGATGGTTTAAGCAGAATTGGGAACAGAATCGGCCTCCATGTATTCTAATTCAGCTGGAATTGGCCTGAACCCTAAAAAGCAAGTACCAATCGGCCGATCCAAAGTGGCCAAATCAGATTCGACCTGAATCAGCGATTCGattccaattcctcaaaccatgtatGTGAAGAAACAGCATGCAAATAAAATTAGTGTAGCTGAGTTGAGGATCAAGATGGAGGACAGacaaaactagaaaagatagtTAAAGAATGAATGCTTTAGAGGTGTTTAGGAGTAGCTCATATACATGATAAACTGAAAGGTCATTTCAGGTGGCAAGGACATGCTCATCAAAAACCTTTGAATGTAGCAAATTGCAGGTCTAGAATGACTTTGCTAGAAGCATAAATAGTTCAGCTTCATGAAAGCATATGCATAGCAACAGGGATGATAGAATCATAGACTCTGCCAGTaacatttttttcccataaatcaTTTGAGGAAAAAAGCCAATTAGATAAATAGAACTTGATGAACTGGGAATAACTAAGTCTTCCCTTCCTGCTCCCGTTAAAGCATTAATTAATGACCAACTAGATAAAAAGGGATCATATAACCCAACCAGAGTACTTATTGCTGTATCTTCAGGAGAAACATTCATATGAGAACCAGTTCTCTGTGCTCTATGAGAGTTCGACCCTAGAAATGAGCCAGATAAATGGAAAAGAAGAATTTAAGTAATCAATTGCCTCTAAGATAAGAAGTCAAAAGCTAACTAAAATAGTAGAGATGAAGCCAACGAGGTAATAAGCTCCTAGATTGATGAAAGCGCTATCCTTCTGCCAAAAGCAACCTCTTGCCATGCCTGAATGTTAATGATGAAGTTCTTATTGATTAATATGACCATCTACTATAGAATCAATTGCTAAAGATGTTGATAGTAGTAGACTCTTTGAAATTAAGACAAAGCTGCTAGTACACATTTGATTCTAATCAGTAATTTGGATGCTGCAAGAACTTACACCATCTTTTGCTACTTCCTTTTCATTACTTCAAGTGTATCCCCTAGCTTGCAAAACAAAGCTCATGATCAAGCCTACAAATATGGCCTCAGTAATGGCCATGGAAACATAAAATGCACTGCTAGTGCAGCTTGAGGAGGTTGGGCACCACATTTATTTGAAACTTGTGTGCTGAGAAGGAAATTGTACAATTTAAAGAAAGTCTTATGATATATATCCAGGGACATTGGAGGAGATAAGGGAGACTTAACCACCCATCTTGCTCAATGATGTTGCAGCGCCCCCAAGTCCAAATCAGGTCGCCCTTATCATTGCTAATActacatttgttttttttttaatttctgtgGGGGGTGGGATGGGGAAGGGGATGTTTTTCCCAAAAGGATCTTATTACTCATCTTCTGGATAGCTAGACTTTGGTGAATCacaaaaattaggaaaagaaaTTTGACTTTTAGATATTGTATAAGATTTCAAAAGTTGCTCAGCATGATGAAAGAGCCTTTGAGTAACATCATAGAAATTTTAATGTGCAGATGCTTATCATTGAGGTGGTATCGTGGATGTTGTTGCTGAACTGGTCCTGACCTTCCAAGTTTTGTTGAAGTTATTTGGGTTACTTTTTCCCAAGCATCATAATATTGTTGGATTTTACCACAAAGGGTTAATTTTTTGTGAAGGCAATGTTCCTGTTGTGAGCTTGTACATAATGACTTAGGGTAAGGCTGGAAATTTTCTCGGATCAGGTAGATGTGAACCCTCAGAATATTTGGTCTCGTCTTTGCCAGGTAATTCGGCTAAtctatccatagttgtcacggcttCTAGgagacccaaggtgttggagggggctTGGACGTCTAGACGACTAAGTGACGATGCCTTGACATTTATTATCCATTTTTTGCATGAATGATTAGTTTTGgacttctcttcttttttggtgGTTGCTGACAGTAGTAATTTTGTAGTTAGGTGCATACTTATGAGAGTCCAAACTGTTTCAGTATTTTAAACGCACACAAACATATGGATATTCTAATGAGATCTTGTACGATCTATCtcaggataaaaaaaaaaaaagtgaatttGTGTCATCTCAAACTGCATGAAACCAGCTAATTTCTTTTTAAACCCAGAATAAGTTCTCTTTAATGATCATTCACTTTAAGTTATCTAGTACTCGGTGCACCATGAGTATCGTTGCTTGGGGCTTTGCATGTTTGTACATCCACACTAAATTTTAATATCAAGTTTCTATGTGGAATAACTTCTACATTCACTGATCTTTCCCACTTCTGTCGGCACTATAAACCATCTTAGTTTAGCCATGAGCAGGAGCTTTCGCTTCCTAGTCTACTCTGGACTTTACATTGTCCTGTGGCCACGCTTGATTTTCCATCAATAACAGTTGGAAAAATAAACTGCAAATTTACTAAGAGAAACAATAGTTGCTCTTTGACCTGTCTCCTTACTCCTTAGGTGATCTTTGTGTTTAGAGTAGCATGctaggaaagagaggaaaatggtGGATTCTGAAAACTATGTAAATCAAGTGTCAGCTGTCAAAGTAGGGAGTGGGTGGGTGGGAGGCTTTCAAATCAGGTATCTAGTTTCGGTATTAATCAATTCAGTCCATCAATCTCAAGTTCTGTTGACAGTTCAATGCCTATATTTGAGTTCTGTTACAGCATACTTCTACCTTTGATTACTATTTCTGTCAGTTTCTAATTGCTGAACTTACTTGCAATTTCCTGTTCACTTTAGTTTCTAAATCTGATCCTTGTTCTATTTGAGTTTGATCTGCTAATTCTTGATCCCTACTTTCTATTGTCTGATAGTCAGTAAATCTCGTTACTATTTTAGTGACTTGCTATTTTTTTGTGGTTTCATGATAACTTAAGATCTGACCTTGGGATTGGAAAAGTTTATTGAAATGTTACCCATCCCTACTAGATCATTTGACAAGAGTTGAAGCCAGATCTGATCAATTTTGACCTGCTTGTTGTGGTTGACCGTTTTtccaaaatggcccatttgATTCCTTGTCCGAAAACTTTTGATGCTTACCAAATGGCCTCACTATTCTTCAAGGAGGTTGTGAGATTACACGGACTACCTGAGTCTATTATATTTGACAGGGACATCAAGTTTATGAGCTATTTCTAGAAAACATTTTGGATGAAGACCTAGACCAAGCTATAGTTTTCTACAGCTCATCATCCACAGACGTATGCACAGATAAAGGTTGTCAACTGCAGTCTAGGCAATTTGCTACCATGTCTAGTTCGTGATTATGAGAAGAGTTGGCCTTATATCCTAGACATCATAGAGTTTGCCTACAAAAGTTCTGTGAACTAGACAACTGGTCGCACCCCATTCGAGATTGTGCTTGGAATGCAACCCAAGCGACCGATTGACTTTGTTCCTCTTCCGTCTTATGCACACACCAGTATCGAGGTGGATGAGTTCTTATGCCACATCACTGAGGTTCATGCAAATGTGAGACGACGGATAGCTGTTACCGCTGATGCCTACAAAGCCTCAGCTGACCGTCATCAATGTTAGGTGGAATTCAAACCTGGTGATATCGCTCATTGCTTCAGAAAGGGTCCCTCCAGATGCAAATACTAAGCTTCATCCTAGACAAATGGGTGCTTACAAAGTTCTTAAGCCTGACGGCATGGCAACCAGCAATGTGTTCAACGTGGCAGACTTAACTCTTTATTTAGGCCACCATTTAGACGAGGACGACACGGAGCATATATATGTTGAGGTTGCCACAATTGACACTGCCAGTCGAAGACGAGATTGAAGAGGTATTGGACTATCGGTACACTGTAACACGAAGTGGCGGTAGCTACTAAGAGGATATTTTCAGCAGTTATTGCTGCTCATTATTGCCAAGTGATGATGTCTTAGATGCCAAATCTGATGCAGTTCTCATGCACAGCACTCCTAAACAATGGGTCATATGTAATGTCTTCCTGTGGTGGAAAAAGTTTTAGTGTTCCATATGACTTTTTTCAAAGGTAACCATGTATGTATTTGTGTGTATTGGTTGTAAACTTGCTATAAACTTAGTTAatattgaaaatttattttttgtatggTTGGGAATGAAATTACGTTGACCTTGCAGGTAATGATAACGTTGATGCCTTGTCATCATGGTAAACCATCATAGCATTTCATCGTAACAAGATATCTTATTAGCAATTGGAATGGAGGATTCTCTTTTTGTAGTcacaattttagggtttagctATATACTTTCAAACTACTGGACAAGGCCTTTATTCAAATTATGTACTAAGTAGGAAGTGATGGTGGTTGCTATTCtcaagtaaaaaacaaaattgaaaggTCACCAGAAGCATGTAATTGGCCTAGCTATTTCAACCAGCATTCACAAACTGGTTTCTTCAGGTCCTGATTCTTACATAAGTTTCCTCGTGGGCTGCCTGCTAAGGTCTTAAGGTATTATTATTCTCTCATATGAATATCATTCTGTGCTGTCATCtgaaaatgattttttctctGCTGCTTGAAAATTCTATCATacattttccccctttttcattttctatgctttccttttcttcttaattttctcCCACTTGCTTACAAGCTAAACTGCCTTGTTATTGAGTGGTACCAAGCATTCATGTAAATGCtcaaatatattttcatttagtgATTCTAGGCTAAGAATCACCATGTATATCCTGCTTGATATGAAATTTGGACACCCCTGCAGATAACATGAAAATCTAAAGTACAGTAAGCCCTCCCCCCTTGTTTAGTTCTGCCTGGGTTAATCTCTCGCAACATACGCTATACATTTATAAGTACATTTTTATGTATGTAGAATATATTTATACAATATGAGCATTTGTCCAGTTCCTGAAGTAATATATGTTTGTAACAAAAAACAGAATGGTtacaatagaaaataaaaaaagagagaggtgCAGGACAGACTTGAAACACCTCTCTAGAATATGGTTGACTACTTGTTCATGATTTTCACTTCTCTCCATGTGAGGATCAACTTATCTTTCTTTGTGATGTTGTTTTTCATTCCCACTCCCTTTGCAATGGATGGGGCTTTATTGCTTTGTTTCAGTTACAATTTCATTTTGTTATTGTGGGTTATAGTTTTATAGGGACTATGCTGGCACCAAAGGCCAGAGGCATCATATGCATGGTTTGTTCCATGCAGTGCCAATATGATTCAAACAAATAGAAGTTTGGATTGACAGTGATGTTTTAGTTTTATGTTCACGGAAGGAAATCAAGCTGCCAGAttgtgtggcccctgcaccttGATATAGGAGCACGTGAAATTACTGCCCACCCTTTGTGAAATAAAatatctcatccatgttgatgcccttatGCGCATTCTCATTGATGATCTTTTGCCCTAGTATCAAATGGAaaatttactttattttttttaaaccttgcttctttcctcttctaaatTCTTTTTCAATTGAATGTTTTGAACAGCATTGCTTAGGGAAGCTTTCCAAGGGAGATCCAAATCTGCCGCATTGCAGCTTACTCGAGAGTGGCACCTAAGTTCTGTGGATATGAAACCTAGTTCACACAACATAAGGATCCTCCCACATGGTAGATAAGTCGTATAAACGGAAAAGGatcctgtccagccgtggcgggggaaaaacaggggtggggtggtcatttcacatttGGGGCTCGACAGAAGCCAGATCCCA containing:
- the LOC122645071 gene encoding uncharacterized protein LOC122645071, which translates into the protein MEGHGNPTVYPTQPPPPNSLAAIMTMLQKISTDQQALGDRMTAMEQRQAVPLASNPLYVEEDRLQVHSEVHGTLGRDENHRGHPRRHRDHRDHSGHDKDYRDRRRRFDTQKVKLELKEYDGHGDPHKFYDWLTALDDYFDWYDLPEDQKMRLARTKLSGSAREWWRKTERDLEREGNEPTNWEDMKYDLTEKYLPRHYKAQLQDQLNSLRQGNMTVSEYMQKFDSLSSHIIKAIGVADVLDIMDCYEKALKAEDLLNTTRRFGSTAVDTRKSFPASKPTNGYNIGNNTTAGSTRTAPYTSSSSRVDKGKAPMKISDSNTCYHCNEKGHYAKDCPGIYALPLDDDDDGATYFDDLGDDLEDTRGVHVVARILSAESKSEDWRRSCIFCTRLRVGERTAQIIVDSGSCVNFVSEDLVQKANLKFEKHPMPYKVSLLNGNKLDVNKRCCVPLQAQKYSEEIWCDIIPMRMIDVLLGRPWLYDNDVALLG